From the genome of Cytobacillus firmus, one region includes:
- a CDS encoding UPF0223 family protein, producing MEYQYPIDQDWSTEEIVDVIKYFESIEMAYEKGIEREQFMNAYRRFKEIVPGKAQEKNICDDFEEQSGYSSYRTVKLAKERSAGDKLKMQK from the coding sequence ATGGAATATCAATACCCGATTGACCAGGATTGGTCAACAGAAGAAATAGTGGATGTTATAAAATATTTTGAAAGCATTGAAATGGCATACGAAAAAGGAATTGAGCGGGAACAATTCATGAATGCATATAGACGCTTCAAGGAAATCGTTCCGGGGAAAGCTCAGGAGAAAAACATCTGCGATGACTTTGAAGAACAAAGCGGCTATTCCTCATACAGAACAGTAAAATTGGCTAAAGAACGTTCAGCCGGGGACAAATTAAAAATGCAGAAATAG
- a CDS encoding YktB family protein, with the protein MSFSGFTNDDFDVFKIDGLDERMDRLKSVIRPKLEELSHHFAPSLANLSGDEMFPHVAKHARRTKNPPNDTWVAFASNPRGYKMLPHFQIGLWETHVFIWFAIIYEAPDKMAAGKLFENSLDKIYKEIPNDYVWSGDHTKPDAVLHEQMDKEELRSMFQRLQNVKKAEILCGYHISREDAVRMSPDQFIEKAESVFRNLLPLYKLA; encoded by the coding sequence ATGTCTTTTTCCGGTTTCACAAATGATGATTTTGATGTCTTTAAAATAGATGGATTGGATGAAAGAATGGACAGGTTAAAATCTGTTATTAGGCCTAAATTAGAAGAATTGAGCCACCATTTTGCACCATCCCTCGCGAACCTGTCAGGAGATGAAATGTTCCCTCATGTTGCCAAACATGCGAGAAGAACAAAGAATCCGCCAAATGATACTTGGGTCGCATTTGCAAGCAATCCTAGAGGGTATAAAATGCTTCCACATTTCCAGATTGGATTATGGGAAACGCATGTATTTATCTGGTTTGCCATCATCTATGAAGCACCAGATAAAATGGCTGCAGGCAAGTTATTTGAGAACAGCCTGGACAAGATTTATAAAGAAATACCCAATGATTATGTCTGGTCCGGCGACCACACAAAACCAGATGCTGTTTTGCATGAGCAAATGGACAAGGAAGAATTGAGATCCATGTTTCAGCGTCTGCAAAATGTTAAGAAAGCGGAAATTCTTTGCGGCTATCATATTTCTCGAGAAGATGCCGTACGCATGTCACCTGATCAGTTTATTGAAAAAGCTGAATCTGTATTTAGAAATTTATTACCCCTATACAAATTGGCATAA
- a CDS encoding inositol monophosphatase family protein, producing MTNWSEIHTYAKALIKEAGGNIKNSFSKTLTITTKSNANDLVTDIDQETEQFFIKKINEKYPEHRILGEEGFGDKLNDLDGIVWIIDPIDGTMNFVHQQRNFAISVGIYENGKGKIGLIYDVVHDELYHCMKGHGVFMNDLELPPLKETDVSKAIIGLNATWVTENRRIDPSLLAPLVRNARGTRSYGSAAMEMAYIASGRVDAYITMRLAPWDFAAGVIMIEELGGIATTVKGEELNYLENNSVFVSKPGLHQQIMKEYLKNGNW from the coding sequence ATGACAAATTGGAGTGAGATTCATACATATGCCAAAGCCTTGATTAAAGAGGCGGGCGGGAATATTAAAAATTCTTTCAGCAAAACTTTGACCATAACCACCAAGTCAAATGCGAATGATTTAGTGACAGATATAGATCAGGAAACAGAACAATTCTTCATAAAGAAAATTAATGAAAAATACCCTGAGCACCGGATACTTGGTGAAGAAGGTTTTGGTGATAAGCTAAATGACCTGGATGGAATCGTCTGGATTATTGATCCGATTGACGGAACAATGAACTTTGTCCATCAGCAGAGAAACTTTGCCATTTCTGTCGGCATCTATGAAAATGGAAAAGGCAAAATCGGATTAATATATGATGTAGTTCATGACGAGTTATATCATTGCATGAAGGGGCATGGTGTATTCATGAATGATTTGGAACTTCCTCCCTTAAAGGAAACGGATGTGTCAAAAGCCATCATTGGATTGAATGCCACATGGGTTACCGAAAATAGAAGGATTGATCCATCATTGCTGGCTCCACTTGTAAGAAATGCAAGGGGAACACGGTCCTATGGTTCAGCAGCAATGGAAATGGCATATATAGCATCCGGGAGAGTTGATGCATACATAACCATGCGTCTGGCTCCGTGGGATTTCGCTGCTGGTGTGATTATGATTGAAGAATTGGGCGGAATTGCGACAACCGTTAAAGGTGAGGAGCTGAACTACCTTGAAAACAATTCTGTTTTTGTCTCTAAGCCAGGGCTGCATCAGCAAATTATGAAAGAATACTTAAAAAATGGCAATTGGTAA